A region from the Acomys russatus chromosome 20, mAcoRus1.1, whole genome shotgun sequence genome encodes:
- the LOC127204753 gene encoding 40S ribosomal protein S2-like, which yields MASSSRKYQMMDDAADDKEWIPATKLGCLVKDIKIRSLEEIHLLSLPIKESKIIDFFLGASLKDEVTKIRPVQNETWVGQQTTFKAFDAIGDYNGHIGLGVKCSEEVATDIQGAIILAKLSIVPVRRGYWRNKIGKPHIVLCKVTFDAISKTYSYLTSDLWKETVFTMSPYQEFTDHLVKTHTRVSVQRT from the exons ATGGCGTCTTCCTCAAGAAAATACCAAATGATGGATGATGCAG CTGatgacaaggagtggatccccgccaccaagctgggctgcctggttaAGGACATAAAGATCAGGTCCTTGGAGGAGATTCATCTgctctccctgcccattaaggaatccaagattattgactttttcctgggtgcatccctaaaggatgaggttacAAAGATCAGGCCAGTGCAGAATGAGACATGGGTTGGCCAGCAGACCACGTTCAAAGCTTTTGATGCTATTGGGGACTACAACGGTCacattggtcttggtgttaagtgctctgAGGAGGTAGCCACTGACATCcaaggggccatcatcttggccaaacTTTCCATTGTCCCTGTTAGGAGAGGCTACTGgaggaacaagattggcaagccccATATTGTTCTGTGCAAGGTGacctttgatgccatctccaagacctacagctacctgacctctgacctctggaaagagactgtgttcacCATGTCTCCTTATCAGGAGTTCACTGACCATCTTGTAAAAACTCACACCAGAGTTTCTGTTCAGAGGACCTAG